Part of the Sorghum bicolor cultivar BTx623 chromosome 1, Sorghum_bicolor_NCBIv3, whole genome shotgun sequence genome, ttctccgtcacatcaaattttatgacacatccatagagcattaaatatagataaaaataaaaattaattgcacaatttatccgtaaatcgtgagacgaatcttttaaacctagttactctatgattgaacaatgtttattaaataaaaacaaaagtgctatagtgttaaaatctatttttttatctaaacaaggccttgagggCAACCTCAGCCTCAGGGAAGCCAGGTCATCCGCGTGCAGGTGAATTTTCCACTACCCGGATGGCCGGATGCCCTAACCAATGCTACGTCACCCTCCAAATCAAAAGCATCTCAGAGCAATGTGCGAACTATCCAGAAACGTCATTACGTCGAGGGAACTCTCAAGCGCCAGCTGAAAATGAAACAGCCCGTGTAGGCGTAGCACATGCGCCTGTAGACTTCTGAGCAACAGTCTCGCCTTTAAAACAAAATAAATCGGTGGACAAACACACGAAAATGACAGAGCAGCAACAGTCTCGCCTTTAAAAACGAGGAAAAGGAAGTCGAAAAAGAAATCGGGGGACGAACACACGAAAAAGACAGAGCAACATCACCACCAGAAATGCAAAGGGACATCGAATCTGACAGAAATACGGCCATAATTTTGCGGCTTCctattttatatatattaatAATAATTTACCAACCAAAATACATATAATGATAATCCCTCGGTACAGGACAAATACTCTAGCTGTGACCAAAGGGCGTATTCACAAAGCGCAATTCCTGACCAACGCATGCTTGCACCTTGAAATGGTACTATATAGTAAGCTCACACTTAAGTACAAGGAACTGATCGAAGATTAGACACCCTAATTCAAAAAACAAAATGCAAAACAAAGTCCTTATAgtgagattcttcttatgttctgCGATGACGATGACCACACAAGCTGCTATAGCACGGCGGCCACCGGTGGCGGTGGGAAGCCAGAGCACGGGATCACGCGGCCGAGGGCGCGGTGACGTACTTGACCGTGCCGGCCTCCGCCAGCGCCGCGCGCAGCGGCTTCttggccaccgcctccacctcgtcgtcggcgtcggcgtcggcgggcGGGAGGGGCAGCAGGCCCTTGAAGTCCAGCGTCTCGTCGTTGTAGATGTCCCACCACTTCTTCACCAGCATCTTGATGTCCTCCCTGTCCATGTTGGGCTCCTTGCCCGTGAACCTCCACGGCTTCGACCCGGCCGCGCAGTAGTGCACGGCCTTCACCTTCTCCAGCTGCACGTTCTCGGGGTGCCTCCAGAGCATGGCCAGCACGAGGTTGTACACGTTCGGGATCGGCCtgtactggtccctgaagaacATGTTCAGGAAGTCCTGCAAAGGAATCGAGAACAGAGCGTGAGCATGTCGCTGCAAAAACAGAATCGATCGAGAGCTTTGCAAGGCCGGCCGACAGGCCGTGTCAGTGTGTCGTCACGCGTGGATCGCTGCTCACCTGCTCCGCGAAGGGGGTGGGCGGAGTCACACGGAGGGTGTCGAGGAGCGCCTTGGCGGTGGCCATGCTGGGCTCGTGCACGAACATGCCGGCGTTGAAGTAGAGCGCCGGCGGAGGGCCCAGCTCGGCGGTTGCTGGCCACGCCACCTTGTCCGGGCACTGCTGGCAGTAGCCGATCTTGTACTGCGGGGTGTGGCTCCACGTCTTCTCGCAGAAGCAGTCCATCACCGCGTAAAAGTAGCCCTTCTCGAGCTCGAACAGCTCGTCGACGTTCTCGAACACCTGGATGTCCGCGTCCAGGTACACCATCCTCTCGTACTCCACGAACTGCACGAATCGAACCCGGCGACATGTGAGCACCacatagttatatatataaatgggGGGAAATGGTCAAAAGCAGTTGATGAATCAGTTCAGTACAGTGGTTGTGTTCGTCACAGTACCTCCCAGATGCGGAGCTTGGAGTAGTTGATGACGTAGTACGCCATGGCGAACTGCGTCTGGTTCTCAGGCGGGTACACGGGCTCGATCTCGCGGACGATGCAGCCCTGCGAGACGAGGATGCGGCGGTGGGACTCCGGCACGTCGGGCAGCACGGCCACCACCAGCGGGTACGCCGAGCGGGCCTTGCGCAGGCCCTTGGCCAGGCCCACCACGCCCTTCCAGTAGTCCCCGTCGCCGGCCAGGAACGTCACGTACGCCCTCGTCGCGGGCTTCgtcaccgccgcggcggcggcggcggcagcggccttGGCGGTCATCTTGCCGGCAAGCTCGGGAGCCATCTCGCTgcagggggaggaggagggctGTTGGTTCTCGGGGCTACGAGCGAGTTCTGCTCGGGAGGCTGGCTGTGGTTGATCTGATGAGTGTGGTTTAAGCGCTTGGATTTGCTTGAGCTTTCGCTTGGGGTTTTCGTGGTGGGGTTGGCGAGGGTTTAAATAGATAACCGGAGGGCGAATGGCCCCCGGCTGCGTCGGTCTCTGGGCATGGGCGCGGAGCGATCTGAGGCGCACGTGTCGGGGCGTAGAAAGATCGGACGGCCAGGACGCCGTGGACGGAAGTTTCTCGGTGGGGCAGTTTCGGGAATTCCATAGGAGGAAGGCCCCAGAAGTGGGCGGATTGACGTTCAGGTCTCTACGCTCTCTGTAGTGGCGGGCCCTTCGACCTCGTTTATTAAATTATGGTTGCCAATTCCGCTCGCTAATTGGCGCTTGGACGCTTGGTAAGGAAATTAATATTAATTATCCAATCCGGTGATCATGCTTTTACTTTCATTTTTTGGCGGGATCCTGCTTTTACTTGCATATTCGTACATGCCAATACTTAACTCTGGATATCCCTGGGACAGTTGATTCTAGCCGAATCGAGATTTAGTGCTGAAAAAGTGGAAAACATCGAAGGCAATGGATAATCCATTTTACCCGGGTTTGCTGATTTGTGGATTTTGTTACTGTACATATACTAGCAATATATTCCCTGTCGTTGGCCCAAAGTACACATCCCATTGCAAGAGACATTCCACCTTAGATCTCGTTGACATCTGAGCTTGAAAATGGGGAAACAAATTAGAAATGGGATCACGGTAATTAAACCATTCCATACCTGTGTGAGAATATACCTTTTCCCCCAAATCTTATATCCTCCTTATACTATTGTGTTTCTTTTTCTATGTATAAATGCCATATTAATTAATTTATATTAAGTCAAATCTCTATCTTTGATTATCCAATCAAAAAAATTGTAAagattattttttattaaaaaaatactttTGTAATGAATAATTCTCATGTTATGAAACTAAATAGATTTTTGAAACTAATGATCAAATTTAGAAAATGTTTGTTTTAAAATAATCTAGTGTGGCATGTGAAAAAAATAGATTGAGATTTGActtaatataattttttttaatattgaGCTTTATTGAGCTGACATTTCAGCCTATTGATGAAAGTAGCGAATGGTGGCTCTACTTTAGCAGTattatttaataaaaaataatattttttctcgTAATATTTCAGCGTAAGCTGAATTTCAACGAAACTAAAATACTAGCAGCTGCGAACTAGCTCAGGTGAAGAGCAAGAAGCTGATCGCGGCTCGAGAGTGGACTCCCAAGGCTTCTGCAGACTTCCTCACAATCACAATGGGCCACGTTGTCTACTGCGTTGAGTTTGGACCGCCCAGATTTCATTCTCACGCCGCTCTCGTGACCTCACATCGCTACTCCCTCGTGCCAGGCTGGCGCAGAGAGACTGGGAGGACCCGGAAGGCCGGAACTGGGACGAGAGGCCAGGATGGTTCCAGAACCCCGGAAGGCCGGAACACCATTCGAGCCTCCTCCTGGGTGCTGGGGCCCAACGACCTGTGAACGGCTCTGGGTCTGGGACCTGTCAAACGCATCTGCAGCCGTCGATCCCAACGATCGAGCGACCCGTCTCCCCGAGAACTGACGTGGGCCTCGGTGGGGGCTACCATACCTTTCTCTCGGTTCGTATGGTGACACGTCGACCAGGGGCGCAGGTTCATAGATGTTTCTTCTTTCTTGGAACCTCGTTTAGggtttataacactccaaatttttgaatttcaaatttagtttaaatttgatttaattttggcttagtttgaatttttggagaattattaaataatttacagaattaattaaaataaaatataaggtagaaacgtgtttgattttttgcattcatgctgctgcataattttgcttgattttatttattttgctgatgcttgttttgttttgttttggagcaagaaaattaaaaaaaaaagaaaaaaaagaaaaggggagagCTCTCACCTGGGCCGATTCTCGGCCCAGCCCCCGCGCGCGCGTCCCCCTCTCCTCTCCCGCACGGCCCAGCAGCGGCCCAGCCGCAGGGCCGCAGCGCCCCCAGCCCGCCTGCCGCCCGCAGCCGCTGACAGTGGGGCCCGCGagtgggtcccacccgtcaggcgGGGGCGTCTTCAACCTCCGTCCGATTCGGACGGGGAGAGCGCCGCCGCCCCGGTTTCCGCGCAAGCCCGCGCCCCGAGGTTCGCCTCGGGCTATAAATAACGCCCCTCGGCCGCCCGCACGCCCCCCCCCCAAAACCCTAGCCTAAACCCTAGCTCGCGCCGCGTGTTCATCTCGCCGAAtcccgagcgccgccgccgtcgaaaccgccgccgtcgagcttctCATCGCCGTCGTCATCTCGCGGAGGTGAGGCCGTCATCGTGCTCGCCTCGCCGAGCCGCGCCCGTCCATGCCCTCTGCTCGGCCAGCCGAGCCctctagcgccgccgccgggagctccgagccgcggccatggcgcgccgccgcggccggccgccCAGCCCCGCCGCCTGCTCTCCTCGCCAAGggcgcggtccaccgtggaccgcgacCCCCGCGCCCGCACAGGCGGTCCACTGGACCCGGCTCACCGCCCCACGCCCcccccggtccaccgtggaccggtgCACCCCGCGCCGcacccggtccaccgtggacccgcCAGCCGCaagccgccacgtggccaggaCGGCCACGGTCCCCGCGCGCCCCTGCAATTTTGCAAAAACCCCCTGGGTTTCTTTGAAATCAACCCGCGCTTCATTTAGTTTtagatttatttaatttatgcccctgcttttacagtttagcccctgcacccgttagaatttatatatttaatccTAAATGctttttaattcagtttttaattagttttattacaaaaaatagttcagtttatctacagaaatgccatttaacttgttttagccataacttttgcgtcgtaactccgatttaggtgattctggtcgctatggtttcgtttcatcgagtagaatacagtagtgcagttgctttatgctttcgcatgctttggtgtactgtttctgattaagtttgtttgcttgcatgtattgttcctatgattgatgattgtcgcgtttagccaacgagacgttcgtgaaggaagaggtacaggatcccgctgagttcgagcaacccgacttcgatcaaggcaagtgcagacaccattcaatcattttgaacctactcattaatgtcatttactttatatgcatgtgtccaatgaatgcaaaccctaaggacatgactagctttacttattattccttgctcacctggggttatgtatttgggtagactaggctatactaggtttgcttagttgctctactcatcttataaacatgcctaaacaagtattagtctctactcaacttgatgcttaaattgtgctgaatctttggtcactgcggtgatggcgatgttggatgcttatgagcatcgtgatgatggtggtgacagggggagcgggtaccgttggtggtccggtttgccgggcgtacccgtctctgctctccgtaaggacttagtcagggagcggccccctgggacttacagtgcagctccaagctatatggctctggcttgactaattagcaggacctccactagtagggtgttactttccgggtaggcgtgaggaagtaacttgggtaatgaatattaagttgtcggttgatcggtacgccatggctatgggtatcgactgccgagcgccccggcaaaaacttgcgagtggcatcctattagttggaccctgtgaaaggtctcgtagtgagaccctgcctgctcaccttggaagtgttttggggagtcgcgaccccgggcaaatgggaatcacgacttggagtgaacgtgcacacctctgcagagtgtaaaactgatatatcagccgtgctcacggtcacgagcggcccagaccctcacttgatgagcaaattggattcactggttacttggagatggaccttggcgaagttgctacctcgtgattttggcggaatggctattccgtgttggcaggattgctatcatgtgttaataattggggtgaatccctggattactataataattaggatagtcttcTAAAAGAtgttaattactacttacactaaataagggttgggtttatgctactcataattagtaataggttgttctaataatagtcataactAAGAGtgttcaactaaaatgctaccgcagtcaaaccaaatcagctttaccttgttttaagccttgcatgtcattactttccgtctgtgcttgctgagttcgacatgagctcacccttgctataatcattaaaggttgctcggacgatcaggagtacaattgcgatttccctgaggactaccctgagtctcctggttgttaggctcgtgtggttctgccgtcgaccttcctgtggcaaggtggtcctgctacgtcgacGTTTAGTTTTcccctttatttatggaacagtttagtttatgtttcccctccgcactttgataacttttggcttgtaataatggtacatttactctcatttatgtaattcgttgaacattgtgttttgtaccattgatgatgtcggtccatgtgtgtgtgaatttgagatcctggcgcacatgtgatttggcccCCGAATGCTCtcttacatccgggtgtgacaggGTTGGagagaaaaaattttaggtatcacattggatgtgtcggaaggatgttgggaggatttttaggaactaataaaaaaacaaatcacATAGCTCGTCCGGAAACTGCAaggcaaatctattaagcataattaatctatcattgaCACATATGGGTTACAGTAACATTTAAggttaatcatagactaactaggcttaaaaaatccgTCTCACAATTTTAAACcaaaatgtgtaattagtttgttttttatctacatttagtgttccatgcatgtgtccaaagattcgatctgatggatgaaatttttttgatgggaaactaaacaggccttACTCCAGCTCAAAATTTAAACTTTTTAtaagattttctgtcatatTAAATTTTACgatatatacataaaatattaaatacaaatgaaaaaaaataaataattatatagtttatctgtaatttgcaaaacaaattttttaagaccaattattataatatatagtttgataataattatcaaatacaaataaatttTTTATAGTGTTAAAATTAAAAAATACTCTCTCTGTTCAACAAATAAATGTATTTCTTTAACTGGTATGATTTATATTTGACCATTcgttttatttaaattttttatacagataataaaataaataaataattataaaaatatatataataataaaataagtcataaaaaataaataaataagacgaACGGTCCAACATAAATTATAAAAGTAAAAAATGTAATTATTTGTAGCTTGTCGAGCTTTGCCGTTGCAGAAATGGTACTCCTTCGGGCTGACGCTGACAAGTGAATGCACGGAGGTCACGGTCACCACTTTGGTAGAGCTCGCGAGTCGCCACACATCTTGGTCTCTCGCCATTTTTCTCTCTCTACCGGCGTATCTACTGTACAAGTTTTGAGAGGAAAACGTTaaccaaataaaatatttagtgaaaaagaaaaatacagTACGCCTCATCACCACAGATCTCTCTCTCGGAAAAAAATGCAAAACTGAATATCCGGTTCACTGAACGACCCTTACGTGCACTTTAAGCTACTACACCCTTcgtaaaaaaaaacataaatcaCACTTTTCAAAATTAGATTAGTGTAGATGAAAACACTAAAAAAATGTTTGATGAAAAACATTATTGTACGCCTCGTCACCATATATTTCTCTCGGGGGAAAAAATGCAAAAGTGAATTTCCAGTTCAGTGAACGAGCCTTCTATGCACTTTAAGCTACTACTCCTTCGATCCCAAAAAAATGTAAATCTCATTTTTTTAA contains:
- the LOC8081053 gene encoding galactinol synthase 2, which gives rise to MAPELAGKMTAKAAAAAAAAAVTKPATRAYVTFLAGDGDYWKGVVGLAKGLRKARSAYPLVVAVLPDVPESHRRILVSQGCIVREIEPVYPPENQTQFAMAYYVINYSKLRIWEFVEYERMVYLDADIQVFENVDELFELEKGYFYAVMDCFCEKTWSHTPQYKIGYCQQCPDKVAWPATAELGPPPALYFNAGMFVHEPSMATAKALLDTLRVTPPTPFAEQDFLNMFFRDQYRPIPNVYNLVLAMLWRHPENVQLEKVKAVHYCAAGSKPWRFTGKEPNMDREDIKMLVKKWWDIYNDETLDFKGLLPLPPADADADDEVEAVAKKPLRAALAEAGTVKYVTAPSAA